In the genome of Planctomyces sp. SH-PL62, the window AGGATCGCGTATCGCGACGGCGTGCACGTCGCCGACGACGCATGGGCGTCGGTGAATTTCAGCCCCTCGCGCGCCAGCCGGTCGAGGTTCGGCGTCAGCCCGGCCTTCGCCCCGTAAGCGCCCACGTCGCCGTAGCCGAGGTCGTCCGCATAGATCACGACCACGTTCGGCGGCGCGGCGGGGGCCGCCGAGGTCGTCAGGAGGATCGCGAGGGTGAGGATCGAAGCGTGTCGCGTCATGGCGTCTCCCGTTGCAACGGCGGTTCAGCGACTCGGGGCCTGCTTGATCGCCAGCAGCGTGCGCGGCCGGTCGGTGTAGATGCGGTCGACCCCCATGCCGAGGAGCTCGCGCATGAGGTCCGGGTCGTCGACGGTCCAGGCGCCGAAGGCGAGGCCGGCGGCCTTGACCTTGCGGACCTTCTCGGGGGTGACTCCGGCGTGGTTGACGACGAGGGCCTCGAAGCCCCGCTCGCGGGCGATGCGGACGTCGGCGTCGACGTCGCAATCGGCCGGGCGATCCCAGAAGACGGGGATCTCGGGCGCGAGCCGTTTCACCTCGGTCATGTACGCCAGGTCGCCGTCATTGAAGCCGACCCACGCCTCGGCGCCGAGCCCCTTCACGAGCGCGACGGCCTCGCCGACGCAGTCCATCTTGGGCTGGATCGAGATCCTCGCGCGGTCTTGCGTCATCGCCAGCCGCAGCACGTCTTCCAGCAGCGGCATCGCCATCGGCGGGAATTGCTCGGCCGTCAGCCCATGCCGTCGTCGGAAGTCGGTCGCCACGTCGACCGTCTTCAGTTGTTCATAGGTCGACTCGGAGATGGCGAGGTTCCGGTCGCCGACGCGACCGGTGGTCGCGTCGTGGGTGACGACGATCTTGCCGTCACGGCTGAGGAAGACGTCCAGTTCGACCCAGTCGGCGCCCATCTCTAAGCCGCTCGCGAACGCGGGCAGGGTGTTCTCGGGGTGTTCGCTGGAGTTTCCGCGATGGGCCGTGACGCCGTTGTTCAGGAACGAGGTCGGGCGCGGGGGGGCGTCCGCCCCGGCGTGGTCGGGGAGGCCGAGCGCGGCCAGGAAGACGAGCGTGAAGGTTCGCGTCATGGGCGTGCGTCCGTGGCGACGTGGGGATGGTTGGTCCGGGCGGCGAGCCTCGGCGGGCGGTCTACGGCTTCAGTTCGACGTTGGAGACGCCCCGGAGGCCGGGATGGAAGAGGTTGTTGGAGAAGTGCAGACCGACCGGCGCGGAGTCGCCGGATTCGATCAGCACCGCGTATCGGTAGCGCGGCGGGACGACCTCGGGCTTGCCGTCCTTGAGGATCGCGTCGTGGCCGGTGTCGTAGACCACGTTGCCGGTGACGATCACGTCGGCGAGCGGCGGGTTCTCGGGGACCTGGGCGTGGTCGAAGCGGATCGGGCAGCCGCCGGCCTCGTCGCCCCAGATCCATCGGGTCAGGCCGAGTCCGAAGTCGGTGATGATGTTGCCGGAGATGATCGAGCCGCCGTCGACGTTGGCGGCGCGGGCGGGCCGGTCGCCCTCGGCGGCGCGGGCCGGGAGCGACGCGGCGCCGGGCATCATGCCGATGCTCCAGAGCGAATTCTTGATGAATTGATTATTCGACACGATCACATGCTTGGAACCGTGCATCGCCTTCATGCCGATGAGGGCGTCGTTCACGATGTTCTGCGACAGGATGACGTGGTCGGCGTGGATGTCGAACCCCTGCCCCGCGCGCTCGACGAGGTTGCCCAGGACCCGCGTGCAATCGGTCGCCTCGGGCGAGCCGACGTGGACGGCCGTGCCTTGCATCCAGTTGTCGGTCTCGCCCCGCTCCCAGTCGCGGGCGCTGGCGATCCGGCCCCGGACGGCGTTCTTCTTGATGATCCGGCCCAGCTCGAACTCCCGCTTCACCTCGGGCGTGGCGATCAGCCGGTCCTCGCGGACGGTGTTCCCCTGGATCAAGGTCCCCTGGCATTCGCGGATCAGGATCCCCGTGCCGATGATGCAGCGGAAGGCGAACCCCTGGTCGGGCGTGTCCGTCCGGTCGTCGATCCCGACGCGCTGGTAGTTCTGGACCAGGCAGTCGCGGACTTGGCCGTTGTCGCAGTTGCGCAACTCGACGGCCGCCGACCGCGTCTGGTTGTCGAGGATTCGCAGGCCCGCGAGGCTCACGTCGCGGCTGTCGGTGACGAGGACGGCCTCGGCCTCCGTCTCGCGGAGCCCTTCCGGCCGCGTCAGCGTGAGGTCGCGGAGGATCGCGCCGTCGGCGTGGTCGATGCGGACGATGGCCTTCGCCGAGTCCTTCTGCACGATCCGGGCGCGTCCGACCAGGCCGCCCCCCTCGGTGGCGATGCGGATCGTCTCGTCGATCTCATGGACGCCCGGCGCGACCTCGACCACCTTGCCGGGGTTGGCGTCGATCGCCGCCTGGATCGAAGGATAATCGCGCGTGGACACGTCGGAATCTCCGCCGGCCCGCACCGCGGTCGATCCCGCAAGGAGGATGAGCAGGGGGATCGTCCGGGCTCCGTACGAACGGTTCGTCATCGGGTCTTCTCTCCGGCCTGGAGCTTCTCGAACTCGACGTTCTGGATCGGGTGGCGGTTCCAGTCCTTGTAGTCGTAGTGCCACCACTCTTCGGGGAGGTGGAGGAAGCCCTCGGCTTCGAGGGCCTTGCGGAGCGTGGCGCGGTTGGCGGCCTGGGGGGGCGTGGCGTCGGGGGAATCGGAGAAGGCGCGTTCGGTGAAATCGTCGTAGCCGGTGGGCATGTCGACGGGTCGGCCGGACTTCAGGTCGTAGAGCGTGAGGTCGACGGCGCAGCCGCGGTTGTGCCGGGAGCCCTTGGCGGGGTCGGCGACGAAGTCGTGGTACTTCGCGGGGGTGGCCTCGCGGAAGATCTTGGTGACGTACCAGGGCCGGTAGCCGTCGTAGATCAGGAGGCCGAAGCCCTGCTCCGCGAGCTTCGCCTGGGCCCGCTTCAGGGCCTCGGCCGCCGGCCGCTGGAGGAACGCGCGGGGCGTCGTATAGACCGGGACGCCCAGGAAGTTGTCCGCCGTCGCATAACGGATCTCCAGCCTGATCCTCGGGTCGAGCGTCGCCAGGTCGACGAGATCCGGCCTGACGAACTCGCCCGATTCCTCCGGCGGGCTGGCGGCGAGGGCCTCGGCGCGGATCTCGGCGATGGGCCGCGTGGGCTGGATGTGGAACGTCTGGCGGGACGGTTCGGCCCGCGATCCCGGCTTCCCGTCCTCATCCTTTGAGGCGACCGTCATCGCGGCCTGGACGACGGGGGCGGGAGCGGCCCAGGTAAGCCCGCCCGAGAACAGCAACACGGCCCGACCGATCGACTTCGCGCTCATGCGGTCTCCCTCGAATCTCGGCGACCAGGAACCGCGGCCATGATAACATCACCGAGACTCGGTTTCCCGCCATCGAAACCCGGCGTAGGCCGCGCGGGTAGCTCCTTGCGTGCGAGACACCGAGGCGAAGGAGACGCGAGCCGTGAAGCTCTGGAAGAAATGGGCGGGCCTGACGGCGTTGCTGGTCGTCGGAGCGGCGATCGCGCTCGCCGGGCGCGAGCCCTCGCCGCCGGATTCGATCCTCTTCGAGCCCGACGTGACGTACCGCGAGGTCGACGGTGAGACGCTCCGGCTGGATTTCGCGCGGCCGAAGGAGGGGGACGGGCCGTTCCCGGTGGTCGTCTGCATCCACGGCGGCGGCTGGCGCGCCGGGGACAAGAAAGACTTCCGCGAGGCCCTATTCGGCCTGGCCCAGCAGGGCTGCGGGGTCGTCTCCGTGCAGTACCGATTCGCCCCCAGGCACCCGTTCCCGGCGCAGCTCGACGACGTCAAGGCGGCCGTCCGGTTCGTCCGCGAGCGAGCGAAGCCGTGGAAGCTCGACCCGGAGCGCATCGCCGTGATGGGGGGCTCGGCGGGGGCGCACCTGGCCCTCTTGCTGGCGACGACCGGAGACGAGGACCCGAAAGACGCCCCGTCGACCGCGATCAGGGCCGCCGTCTCGATCGCCGGGCCGACCGACCTCACGGCCGATTTCCCCGAGTCCTCGCGCGACATGGTCGCGGACTTTCTGGGCCGTGATCGCCGGGCCGACCGCGCCGTCCAGGAGGGGGCGAGCCCGCTCTTCCACCTGAACCCCGGCGACGCTCCGGTGCTGCTGATCCACGGCACGAAGGACGAGTTGGTCCCCTACGACCAGGCGACGAGGTTTCGGGAGGCCTGCGAGAAGTCCGGGGTCGAGGCCGAGCTGGTGACGATTCAGGGGGGCGGGCACGGCGGCGGGGGGGACGATCCCCACGCCTGGGAGGCCGTCGTCGTGAAGTCGGTCGCGTTCCTGCGGAAGCACCTGGGACTCCCCCCCCTGGCGGGGTTCGACGCCGAGGGGAAGCCGACGGCCAAGGCGCCCTGACGCGCCGAGGCCGATGGCGGCCCGTGATTCGCGGGTTATGATGGGGCTTCGCGGACGTCGAGGGACGTCCCGACGGTTCGTTCGCACGCCCGGAGAGGCAACCGCCATGTCCACCCGCTTCCGCTGGCTCGGCCATTCCGCCCTGCTGTTCGAGAACGACGGCAAGCACGTGCTCGTCGACCCGTTCCTGACCGGGAACCCCGCAGCCGCGATCAAGCCCGAGGACGCGCCCGCCGACCTGATCCTGATCTCGCACGGCCACGGCGACCACGTCGGCGACGCGGTGGCGATCGCCGGCCGCACCGGGGCGACGGTCGCCACCAATTACGAGATCGGCGGCTGGCTCCAGCAGCCGCCCCGGGGGCTTTCCAAGGTGGAGGGGCTCCAGCACGGCGGCGGGTTCACGTTCAACGACTGGGTCCACGTCAAGCTGACGCTCGCCTTCCACGGCTCGGCCCTGCCCGACGGCTCCAACGGCGGCAATCCGTGCGGCTTCATCCTGACCTTCCCCGACGGCACCAAGGTCTACGACGCCGCCGACACCGCCCTCTTCGGCGACATGGCCCTGATCGGTGAGGAAGGGCTCGACCTGGCCCTGCTGCCGATCGGCGACTATTACACGATGGGCGTCGACGACTCCATCCGCGCCATCAAGTTGCTCAAGCCGAAATATGTGATCCCCATCCACTACAATACATTTCCCACCATCGCGCAAGACGCGCACGCCTGGGCCGAACGCGTCAAGGCCGAGACCTCCGCGCAACCCATCGTCCTGAAGCCCGGCGATTGGTTCGACGTCGCCAAGTGAGCCGTGGCGCGAAACGAGCGGACCCGCGGAACCCCTCCCCTCCCTTGCGGAGCTAAGCGCCCGCAGGGACCGGACGAGCCCGAGGCCCGCCGGGCGTTCGGTCCATGACGGTCTTCCCCCCTGGCGGGGGAAGACAGACGCCGAAGGCGTCAGATGAGGGGGGGACGCGCCGGTGAGCCGTCGGGATTCGAGGTCTG includes:
- a CDS encoding right-handed parallel beta-helix repeat-containing protein encodes the protein MSTRDYPSIQAAIDANPGKVVEVAPGVHEIDETIRIATEGGGLVGRARIVQKDSAKAIVRIDHADGAILRDLTLTRPEGLRETEAEAVLVTDSRDVSLAGLRILDNQTRSAAVELRNCDNGQVRDCLVQNYQRVGIDDRTDTPDQGFAFRCIIGTGILIRECQGTLIQGNTVREDRLIATPEVKREFELGRIIKKNAVRGRIASARDWERGETDNWMQGTAVHVGSPEATDCTRVLGNLVERAGQGFDIHADHVILSQNIVNDALIGMKAMHGSKHVIVSNNQFIKNSLWSIGMMPGAASLPARAAEGDRPARAANVDGGSIISGNIITDFGLGLTRWIWGDEAGGCPIRFDHAQVPENPPLADVIVTGNVVYDTGHDAILKDGKPEVVPPRYRYAVLIESGDSAPVGLHFSNNLFHPGLRGVSNVELKP
- a CDS encoding glycerophosphodiester phosphodiesterase, with translation MTRTFTLVFLAALGLPDHAGADAPPRPTSFLNNGVTAHRGNSSEHPENTLPAFASGLEMGADWVELDVFLSRDGKIVVTHDATTGRVGDRNLAISESTYEQLKTVDVATDFRRRHGLTAEQFPPMAMPLLEDVLRLAMTQDRARISIQPKMDCVGEAVALVKGLGAEAWVGFNDGDLAYMTEVKRLAPEIPVFWDRPADCDVDADVRIARERGFEALVVNHAGVTPEKVRKVKAAGLAFGAWTVDDPDLMRELLGMGVDRIYTDRPRTLLAIKQAPSR
- a CDS encoding alpha/beta hydrolase — protein: MKLWKKWAGLTALLVVGAAIALAGREPSPPDSILFEPDVTYREVDGETLRLDFARPKEGDGPFPVVVCIHGGGWRAGDKKDFREALFGLAQQGCGVVSVQYRFAPRHPFPAQLDDVKAAVRFVRERAKPWKLDPERIAVMGGSAGAHLALLLATTGDEDPKDAPSTAIRAAVSIAGPTDLTADFPESSRDMVADFLGRDRRADRAVQEGASPLFHLNPGDAPVLLIHGTKDELVPYDQATRFREACEKSGVEAELVTIQGGGHGGGGDDPHAWEAVVVKSVAFLRKHLGLPPLAGFDAEGKPTAKAP
- a CDS encoding metal-dependent hydrolase, coding for MSTRFRWLGHSALLFENDGKHVLVDPFLTGNPAAAIKPEDAPADLILISHGHGDHVGDAVAIAGRTGATVATNYEIGGWLQQPPRGLSKVEGLQHGGGFTFNDWVHVKLTLAFHGSALPDGSNGGNPCGFILTFPDGTKVYDAADTALFGDMALIGEEGLDLALLPIGDYYTMGVDDSIRAIKLLKPKYVIPIHYNTFPTIAQDAHAWAERVKAETSAQPIVLKPGDWFDVAK
- a CDS encoding M15 family metallopeptidase — translated: MSAKSIGRAVLLFSGGLTWAAPAPVVQAAMTVASKDEDGKPGSRAEPSRQTFHIQPTRPIAEIRAEALAASPPEESGEFVRPDLVDLATLDPRIRLEIRYATADNFLGVPVYTTPRAFLQRPAAEALKRAQAKLAEQGFGLLIYDGYRPWYVTKIFREATPAKYHDFVADPAKGSRHNRGCAVDLTLYDLKSGRPVDMPTGYDDFTERAFSDSPDATPPQAANRATLRKALEAEGFLHLPEEWWHYDYKDWNRHPIQNVEFEKLQAGEKTR